Proteins encoded by one window of Salvia splendens isolate huo1 chromosome 5, SspV2, whole genome shotgun sequence:
- the LOC121802137 gene encoding ubiquitin-conjugating enzyme E2 11-like — translation MASKRIQKELKDLQKDPPSACSAGPVGEDMFHWQATIMGPPDSPYSGGVFLVNIHFPPDYPFKPPKISFKTKVYHPNINSNGSICLDILKEQWSPALTISKVLLSICSLLTDPNPNDPLVPEIAQIYESDRTKYENTAQSWTRKYAMG, via the exons ATGGCTTCCAAGAGGATCCAGAAGGAACTGAAGGACTTGCAGAAGGACCCTCCTTCTGCCTGCAGTGCTG GGCCTGTTGGTGAAGATATGTTCCATTGGCAAGCCACTATTATGGGCCCTCCTGACAGTCCTTATTCTGGAGGAGTTTTTCTTGTGAATATTCATTTTCCACCAGATTATCCATTCAAACCACCAAAG ATATCTTTCAAAACTAAGGTTTACCATCCAAATATCAACAGCAATGGTAGTATTTGTCTGGATATTCTCAAGGAGCAGTGGAGCCCTGCCCTCACAATATCAAAG GTACTACTTTCTATCTGTTCCTTGTTGACTGATCCAAACCCGAATGATCCTCTTGTGCCTGAGATTGCTCAAATATACGAGAGTGACCGGACCAAGTACGAGAACACTGCACAATCCTGGACTCGTAAGTATGCAATGGGCTGA